A genomic window from Lycium barbarum isolate Lr01 chromosome 4, ASM1917538v2, whole genome shotgun sequence includes:
- the LOC132637107 gene encoding uncharacterized protein LOC132637107: MPKQASWMLRKILATQPTWNELQQPLKAGKSIVRQIYLQLLEYNVRVPWKCMMFRNAARPKAIFTLWLHIQDRLLTKERLVAWDMDIEPKCIFCDALLETRDHLFVLKDHPGPVNWNTHLQWLIKSSKGNSQAAQVVKMVYTEGVHAIWIERNQRQFEQMSRSVEVVAKEVAVTCNIRALPGIQQLLRQYIF, translated from the exons ATGCCTAAGCAGGCAAGCTGGATGCTAAGAAAGATCTTGGCAACACAACCTACTTGGAATGAACTGCAGCAACCACTTAAAGCTGGCAAGAGTATAGTAAGACAAATATATCTACAACTCTTGGAATATAATGTGAGAGTGCCATGGAAATGCATGATGTTCAGGAATGCAGCAAGGCCTAAAGCTATTTTCACGCTGTGGCTCCATATTCAAGATAGACTTCTTACAAAAGAGAGACTGGTTGCATGGGATATGGACATTGAACCTAAATGCATATTCTGTGATGCATTACTGGAAACTAGAGATCATTTGTTTGTGCTA AAAGATCATCCAGGACCTGTAAATTGGAACACTCACCTACAGTGGTTAATTAAAAGTAGCAAGGGGAATTCTCAAGCTGCGCAAGTGGTGAAAATGGTTTATACAGAGGGTGTCCATGCCATATGGATAGAGAGAAATCAAAGGCAATTTGAGCAAATGAGCAGATCTGTGGAAGTAGTAGCAAAGGAAGTGGCAGTTACATGTAACATCAGGGCACTACCTGGTATTCAGCAACTTCTAAGACAGTACATCTTCTAG